Proteins encoded together in one Gemmatimonadota bacterium DH-78 window:
- a CDS encoding DnaA/Hda family protein, protein MKDLDPKLTFETFVVGPANRLASAAARRAAESPGQSYNPLFVYAASGLGKSHLLMAVAHQALRDDRPLEVRYQTLEEYLASLAAALEEGTRDELRDRYRDLDILLLDDVQFLAGQAEAQEMLLGTLDAMTASGRQVILASDRPPKDINGLDARLVSRFSGGLMVDIAPPEFETRAAILRRKAEERGQSLAEGVAEAIARYPIRNVRELGGALNRILAVQELEERMVTAGDVPAFMGDAEAAQAAADTVEGAAAEFHDFLDELSGAVADAVVHQEVPWRKAYREAAEAAEREGFMAKRLRTALDARVEPSSWQGRVEGFRRDINRLREIDDELTRLRNPWPEAASSVVKDPDRVEEAEALLASVRERVRPFREVSPGPSLRELEEQLPPLPLRAAAQLVSLDKPQYNPLFLWDSEGSAARGLMASAARGFRSAFPAGRMAVTSVEDFAQDFIRALSEGVAGAWRERWWTVDLLLVYGVEKLSDTERAQDEFFHLFEALKRRGARLLLAADRPPSRVEGIDERLRSRFEGGLVVEVNGSDLGPDAREWTLVDPLPAPEDDPFWEGLSFDIGDDFPTAGAGSTMPPPVVPGQQGTSEGEERVDVPVIPPLEELDLGDGRGGLFFEASEPVPQRGVSPEDFLPDPVGGDWHEAPASNRNWRPSPERVVWRWPNPDERLVEDLA, encoded by the coding sequence ATGAAGGATCTGGATCCGAAGCTGACCTTCGAGACCTTCGTCGTGGGGCCGGCCAATCGGCTGGCCTCGGCGGCCGCACGCCGTGCGGCGGAGTCGCCCGGGCAGAGCTACAACCCGCTCTTCGTATACGCCGCGTCGGGGCTGGGCAAGTCGCACCTGCTCATGGCGGTGGCCCACCAGGCGCTGCGGGACGACCGCCCGCTCGAGGTGCGCTACCAGACGCTCGAGGAGTATCTGGCCTCGCTCGCGGCCGCTCTCGAAGAGGGTACGCGCGACGAGCTCCGCGATCGCTACCGCGACCTCGACATCCTGCTTCTCGACGACGTGCAGTTCCTGGCGGGACAGGCCGAGGCGCAGGAGATGCTTCTCGGCACCCTCGATGCGATGACCGCGTCGGGCCGTCAGGTGATCCTGGCCAGCGATCGCCCGCCCAAGGACATCAACGGCCTCGACGCGCGGCTGGTGTCGCGCTTCTCGGGGGGGCTGATGGTCGACATCGCCCCGCCGGAATTCGAGACTCGGGCCGCCATTCTGCGGCGCAAGGCCGAGGAGCGGGGGCAGTCGCTGGCGGAGGGGGTGGCCGAGGCCATCGCCCGCTACCCGATTCGCAACGTTCGCGAGCTCGGGGGCGCCCTCAACCGGATCCTCGCCGTGCAGGAGCTCGAGGAGCGCATGGTCACGGCCGGCGACGTGCCCGCCTTCATGGGCGACGCCGAGGCGGCCCAGGCCGCGGCCGACACGGTGGAGGGGGCCGCAGCCGAGTTTCACGACTTCCTCGACGAGCTCTCGGGGGCGGTGGCCGATGCCGTCGTCCACCAGGAGGTGCCGTGGCGCAAGGCCTACCGCGAGGCGGCCGAAGCGGCCGAGCGCGAGGGCTTCATGGCCAAACGGCTGCGCACCGCCCTCGACGCGCGGGTGGAGCCCTCGTCCTGGCAGGGCCGCGTGGAGGGGTTCCGCCGCGACATCAACCGGCTGCGCGAGATCGACGACGAACTCACCCGGCTGCGCAATCCGTGGCCCGAGGCGGCGTCGAGCGTGGTGAAGGACCCGGACCGGGTGGAGGAGGCCGAGGCGCTGCTGGCCTCGGTGCGCGAGCGGGTGCGTCCCTTCCGCGAGGTCTCGCCGGGTCCGTCGCTGCGCGAACTCGAAGAGCAGCTCCCCCCGCTGCCGCTGAGGGCGGCGGCCCAGCTCGTGTCGCTCGACAAGCCGCAGTACAACCCGCTCTTTCTGTGGGACTCCGAGGGGTCGGCGGCGCGGGGGCTGATGGCGTCGGCGGCGCGCGGGTTCCGGTCGGCCTTCCCGGCCGGGCGCATGGCGGTCACCTCGGTGGAGGATTTCGCGCAGGACTTCATCCGGGCGCTTTCGGAGGGGGTGGCCGGCGCCTGGCGCGAGCGGTGGTGGACGGTCGACCTGCTGCTCGTGTACGGGGTGGAGAAGCTGTCCGACACCGAGCGCGCGCAGGACGAGTTCTTCCACCTCTTCGAGGCCCTCAAGCGCCGGGGTGCACGGCTGCTGCTCGCCGCCGACCGACCGCCGTCGCGGGTGGAGGGCATCGACGAACGGCTGCGCTCCCGCTTCGAGGGTGGTCTGGTGGTGGAGGTGAACGGCAGCGACCTCGGGCCCGATGCTCGCGAGTGGACGCTCGTCGATCCGCTTCCGGCGCCGGAGGACGATCCCTTCTGGGAGGGGTTGAGCTTCGACATCGGCGACGACTTTCCCACCGCCGGTGCGGGGTCGACGATGCCTCCCCCGGTGGTGCCGGGGCAGCAGGGCACCTCCGAGGGCGAGGAGCGCGTCGACGTACCCGTGATCCCCCCTCTCGAGGAACTGGATCTGGGCGATGGACGGGGCGGGCTCTTCTTCGAGGCGAGCGAGCCGGTGCCGCAGCGCGGCGTGAGCCCCGAGGACTTCCTGCCCGATCCCGTCGGGGGCGACTGGCACGAGGCGCCCGCCTCGAACCGGAACTGGCGCCCCTCGCCCGAGCGGGTGGTGTGGCGCTGGCCCAACCCCGATGAACGCCTGGTGGAGGATCTGGCCTGA
- a CDS encoding RluA family pseudouridine synthase, which produces MTDSDSLHRLRVDADDPEGAGGRLDAWIASRTELSRTRLQKLLAEERIRVRWPGGEWRVPKKSDTVAPGLEIEVAVPPAQPVDLVAQDLPLTIVYEDEELAVVDKAAGMVVHPAPGHRDGTLVNALLHHLRDLSGVGGRLRPGIVHRLDRDTSGLLVVAKTDRAHHALSDALRRREVRRIYRAATWGHLDLEGTLRIDRPIGRDPRDRKKMAVVEGGRRAISRVRVRERWRTADLLDVALQTGRTHQIRVHLASVGHPVVGDAVYGAGRERGMSGPARSWALALAARVPRQFLHAARLAFDHPASGRRMRFEAPLPADLARAAEWARGGA; this is translated from the coding sequence GTGACCGACTCCGACTCGCTGCATCGGCTGCGGGTCGACGCCGACGACCCCGAGGGAGCGGGAGGGCGCCTCGACGCCTGGATCGCCTCGCGAACCGAGCTGTCGCGCACGCGCCTCCAGAAACTGCTGGCGGAGGAGCGCATTCGCGTGCGGTGGCCGGGGGGCGAGTGGCGGGTGCCGAAGAAGTCCGACACCGTGGCCCCCGGGCTCGAGATCGAGGTCGCGGTGCCGCCGGCGCAGCCGGTGGATCTGGTGGCGCAGGACCTGCCGCTGACGATCGTCTACGAAGACGAGGAGCTGGCGGTGGTCGACAAGGCGGCCGGGATGGTGGTGCACCCCGCGCCGGGGCATCGCGACGGCACCCTGGTGAACGCGCTGCTCCACCACCTCCGCGACCTGTCGGGGGTGGGGGGACGGCTGCGTCCGGGCATCGTGCACCGCCTCGACCGCGACACCTCCGGACTGCTCGTGGTGGCCAAGACCGACCGCGCCCACCACGCGCTCTCCGACGCACTGCGCCGACGCGAGGTGCGCCGGATCTACCGCGCGGCCACCTGGGGGCACCTCGACCTCGAGGGCACCCTGCGCATCGACCGCCCGATCGGCCGCGACCCGCGCGATCGCAAGAAGATGGCGGTGGTGGAGGGCGGGCGTCGGGCCATCAGCCGGGTGCGCGTGCGGGAGCGGTGGCGCACGGCCGATCTGCTCGACGTGGCGCTCCAGACCGGTCGCACCCATCAGATCCGCGTGCATCTGGCGAGTGTCGGCCACCCGGTGGTCGGCGACGCCGTGTACGGGGCGGGCCGGGAGCGGGGCATGAGCGGTCCGGCGCGCTCCTGGGCGCTGGCCCTGGCGGCGCGGGTGCCCCGCCAGTTCCTGCACGCGGCGCGCCTGGCCTTCGACCATCCCGCGTCGGGGCGGCGCATGCGATTCGAGGCCCCGCTGCCCGCCGATCTGGCGCGGGCGGCGGAGTGGGCGCGAGGGGGGGCATGA
- the ileS gene encoding isoleucine--tRNA ligase: MTYPEFPASLQQLEEGLLEQWRAEDLFRATMDATSDGEPFVFYEGPPTANGRPGLHHIISRAIKDLVCRYQTMQGRSVTRIAGWDTHGLPVEIEAERKLGISGKPEIEALGIEAFNRACRDSVFTYKEEWERLSERIAYWLDYSRPYVTFHAEYVESVWAVLKRFADDGLLYRGHKSVPYCPRCGTALSSHEVAQGYEDVEDPSLTFLAPVLGVDGERDGRYFAVWTTTPWTVPSNIGLAVHPDLVYAEVQVDDRRLIVAKDRVEAVLGEDARIVAEHAGRDLEGLRYGRPIDFVPEPSELGAAWTVVLEGFVSADDGTGIVHMAPAFGADDYAAGLRHGLPMLRPVDDAGHFTEGLPEVGGLFVKDADPVVIEALERRGLLFEATSEVHSYPHCWRCRSPLIYMARDSWFAATSTRKDEMLANNDQVSWHPPEVGEKRFGEWLKGNVDWALSRDRYWGTPLPAWVCDADEDHVEWLGSFAELAERVGDLGDDFDPHRPFIDELTWSCDCGGTMRRTPGVVDVWFDSGSMPYAQWHYPFENEQEFEAHFPADFICEGLDQTRGWFYSLMAISTLLGRGTPFRNVVVNDLILDAEGRKMSKSRGNTVDPWDAVAEHGADAVRWYLMTVSNPWVPKRYDPEGVAEASRKFFDTLANTYRFFALYASIEGWSPSEADPAPADRPILDRWLLSRLDALTETVRAELDAYQLTRAYRAVIDFVDDLSNWYVRRSRSRFWGNTDAADARAAFATLRTALVEVAGLVAPVTPFVADWLYRALSDGASVHLSSFPAADAARRDRALEDEMAAARVLVSLGRAAREEVKIRVRQPLRRIKAVVPGAIDLREEVLDTVRDELNVKEVAFLGSADGLVRLEARPNYRALGPRFGKSTNDAANAIRALPSDALAAFRAGESVEFELAGSRYGLEPDDVEVVEIAEGDLVVKSEHAHTVALDPALDDELRAEGLARELVNRIQRLRKDTGLEVTDRIRLGIFGGDEVRGPAEQWRDFIGGETLAVDVTVAEALDGGWEGDQAVDLDGVPAHLALARAEAPGA, from the coding sequence ATGACCTATCCCGAGTTTCCCGCCTCCCTCCAGCAGCTGGAGGAGGGCCTGCTCGAGCAGTGGCGCGCCGAGGACCTCTTCCGCGCCACGATGGACGCCACCTCCGACGGCGAGCCCTTCGTCTTCTACGAGGGCCCTCCGACGGCGAACGGCCGCCCCGGCCTGCACCACATCATCAGTCGAGCCATCAAGGACCTGGTCTGCCGCTACCAGACCATGCAGGGCCGGTCGGTCACCCGCATCGCCGGCTGGGACACGCATGGACTGCCGGTGGAGATCGAGGCGGAGCGCAAGCTGGGGATCAGCGGCAAGCCGGAGATCGAAGCCCTCGGCATCGAGGCGTTCAACCGGGCCTGCCGCGACTCGGTCTTCACCTACAAGGAGGAGTGGGAGCGGCTCTCCGAGCGGATCGCCTACTGGCTCGACTACTCGCGCCCGTACGTGACCTTCCACGCCGAGTACGTGGAGTCGGTGTGGGCCGTTCTCAAGCGGTTCGCCGACGACGGGCTGCTGTACCGGGGGCACAAGAGCGTGCCCTACTGCCCTCGTTGCGGCACGGCGCTGTCGAGCCACGAGGTTGCGCAGGGCTACGAAGACGTCGAGGACCCCTCGCTCACCTTCCTCGCCCCGGTACTCGGGGTGGACGGCGAGCGCGACGGTCGCTACTTCGCCGTCTGGACGACCACGCCCTGGACCGTGCCGTCGAACATCGGGCTCGCCGTGCACCCCGACCTGGTGTACGCCGAGGTGCAGGTCGACGACCGACGGCTGATCGTGGCGAAGGATCGGGTGGAGGCCGTGCTCGGCGAGGATGCGCGGATCGTGGCCGAGCATGCGGGGCGCGATCTCGAGGGACTCCGCTACGGGCGTCCGATCGACTTCGTGCCCGAGCCCTCCGAGCTGGGCGCGGCCTGGACGGTGGTGCTCGAAGGCTTCGTGAGTGCCGACGACGGTACGGGCATCGTGCACATGGCGCCGGCCTTCGGTGCCGACGACTACGCGGCCGGCCTCCGCCACGGGCTGCCGATGCTGCGCCCGGTGGACGATGCGGGGCACTTCACGGAGGGGCTTCCCGAGGTGGGCGGGCTCTTCGTGAAGGACGCCGATCCGGTCGTGATCGAGGCGCTCGAGCGGCGGGGGCTGCTGTTCGAGGCCACCTCGGAGGTGCACAGCTACCCGCACTGCTGGCGCTGCCGTTCGCCGCTCATCTACATGGCTCGCGACTCGTGGTTCGCCGCCACCTCGACCCGCAAGGACGAGATGCTGGCCAACAACGACCAGGTGTCGTGGCACCCGCCCGAGGTGGGCGAGAAGCGCTTCGGCGAGTGGCTGAAGGGCAACGTGGACTGGGCCCTCTCGCGCGACCGCTACTGGGGCACGCCGCTGCCCGCCTGGGTGTGCGACGCCGACGAAGATCATGTGGAGTGGCTCGGCTCCTTCGCCGAACTCGCCGAGCGGGTGGGGGATCTGGGCGACGACTTCGATCCGCACCGGCCCTTCATCGACGAGCTCACCTGGAGCTGCGACTGCGGCGGCACCATGCGGCGCACCCCCGGGGTGGTCGACGTCTGGTTCGACTCCGGATCGATGCCGTACGCGCAGTGGCACTACCCCTTCGAGAACGAGCAGGAGTTCGAGGCGCACTTTCCCGCCGATTTCATCTGCGAGGGGCTCGACCAGACGCGGGGGTGGTTCTACTCGCTGATGGCGATCTCCACCCTGCTCGGGCGGGGCACGCCCTTCCGCAACGTGGTGGTGAACGATCTGATCCTCGATGCCGAGGGTCGGAAGATGTCGAAGTCGCGCGGCAACACCGTCGATCCCTGGGACGCGGTGGCCGAGCACGGGGCCGATGCGGTGCGCTGGTACCTGATGACGGTGTCGAATCCCTGGGTGCCGAAGCGCTACGACCCCGAGGGCGTGGCCGAGGCGTCGCGGAAGTTCTTCGACACCCTGGCCAACACCTACCGCTTCTTCGCCCTGTACGCCTCGATCGAGGGGTGGAGCCCGTCGGAGGCCGATCCGGCCCCCGCCGATCGGCCGATCCTGGATCGCTGGCTGCTGTCGCGCCTCGACGCACTCACCGAGACGGTGCGCGCCGAACTCGACGCCTATCAGCTCACGCGGGCCTATCGGGCGGTGATCGACTTCGTCGACGACCTGTCGAACTGGTACGTGCGACGGAGCCGGTCGCGTTTCTGGGGCAACACCGATGCGGCCGATGCCCGCGCCGCCTTCGCCACCCTCCGGACCGCCCTGGTCGAGGTGGCCGGGCTCGTGGCGCCGGTCACGCCCTTCGTGGCCGACTGGCTGTACCGGGCCCTCTCCGACGGGGCCTCGGTTCACCTGTCGAGTTTCCCCGCGGCCGACGCAGCACGTCGCGACCGCGCGCTCGAAGACGAGATGGCGGCCGCCCGGGTGCTGGTGTCGCTCGGCCGCGCGGCCCGCGAAGAGGTGAAGATCCGGGTGCGGCAGCCGCTCCGTCGCATCAAGGCGGTGGTGCCCGGTGCGATCGACCTTCGCGAGGAGGTGCTCGACACGGTCCGCGACGAGCTCAACGTGAAGGAGGTGGCGTTCCTCGGCTCGGCCGACGGGCTGGTGCGGCTGGAGGCGCGGCCGAACTACCGCGCCCTCGGGCCCCGATTCGGCAAGTCGACCAACGACGCCGCCAACGCGATCCGCGCGCTCCCCTCCGACGCCCTCGCCGCCTTCCGGGCGGGCGAGTCGGTGGAGTTCGAACTGGCCGGCTCCCGGTACGGGCTGGAGCCCGACGACGTGGAGGTGGTCGAGATCGCCGAGGGCGACCTCGTGGTGAAGAGCGAGCACGCGCACACCGTCGCACTCGACCCCGCGCTCGACGACGAGCTGCGGGCCGAGGGGCTCGCGCGGGAACTGGTGAACCGCATCCAGCGTCTGCGGAAGGACACCGGACTCGAGGTCACCGACCGCATTCGTCTGGGTATTTTCGGCGGCGACGAGGTGCGAGGCCCGGCCGAGCAGTGGCGCGACTTCATCGGCGGCGAGACCCTCGCCGTGGATGTGACCGTGGCCGAGGCGCTCGACGGCGGCTGGGAGGGCGATCAGGCGGTGGACCTCGATGGCGTGCCCGCACACCTCGCGCTGGCGCGGGCGGAGGCGCCCGGGGCGTGA
- a CDS encoding DivIVA domain-containing protein, with amino-acid sequence MIDLTPLDVRKKRGDFKKSLRGYDAAEVDGFLELVAERMEELVKANITLEERAQRLGEQVVSLGGRERAVNEALVTAQQLRDEIRGQAQREADQLRREAERDSGQMRREAERDAEHLQKEAKLEAKQLLADAERQLEERKQALAEIETHRTRFLESYRQLLHRQMELVQVEESRSPLDDVTVELDLGGGRSSSESRGPLDEADDDAVDMDLGRSFGGEPDAVEESAAEMESPTIDAAADAALEDAADDPSDVDDAEEQVAVVGAMVTGAELDDDEAIPVEGLAPSDDDFDADATILPAPGSNSRSMA; translated from the coding sequence ATGATCGACCTGACACCGCTGGATGTCCGCAAGAAGCGGGGAGATTTCAAGAAGAGCCTGCGCGGCTACGACGCCGCAGAGGTGGACGGCTTTCTCGAGCTGGTGGCCGAACGGATGGAGGAGCTGGTCAAGGCCAACATCACGCTCGAGGAGCGGGCGCAGCGGCTGGGCGAGCAGGTGGTGTCGCTCGGGGGCCGGGAGCGCGCGGTCAACGAGGCGCTCGTGACCGCCCAGCAGCTCCGCGACGAGATCCGCGGCCAGGCGCAGCGGGAGGCCGATCAGCTCCGCCGCGAGGCCGAGCGCGACTCCGGCCAGATGCGGAGGGAGGCCGAACGCGATGCCGAGCACCTGCAGAAGGAGGCGAAGCTCGAGGCCAAGCAGCTGCTCGCCGACGCCGAACGTCAGCTCGAGGAGCGGAAGCAGGCGCTGGCGGAGATCGAGACGCACCGCACCCGCTTTCTCGAGTCGTATCGTCAGCTCCTGCACCGCCAGATGGAGCTGGTGCAGGTGGAGGAGAGCCGCTCGCCCCTCGACGACGTCACGGTCGAGCTCGACCTCGGGGGTGGACGGTCGTCCTCCGAATCCCGCGGTCCCCTCGACGAGGCCGACGACGATGCGGTCGACATGGACCTCGGTCGTTCGTTCGGCGGGGAGCCGGATGCCGTCGAGGAGAGCGCCGCCGAGATGGAGTCCCCGACGATCGACGCCGCTGCGGACGCCGCCCTCGAGGATGCCGCGGACGATCCATCCGACGTCGACGACGCGGAGGAGCAGGTGGCGGTGGTCGGTGCCATGGTGACCGGCGCCGAACTCGACGACGACGAGGCGATTCCCGTCGAGGGCCTCGCCCCCTCCGACGACGACTTCGACGCCGACGCCACGATTCTGCCGGCGCCCGGGTCCAACTCGCGTTCCATGGCCTGA
- a CDS encoding YggS family pyridoxal phosphate-dependent enzyme produces MYDGSEAGEYAGRLAETLPRVRDEIAAAAAGAGRTPESVRLLAVSKGHPLEAIRAALAAGLGELGENRVAELAGKVEAIGRESVRWHMIGHVQRRKVGGLLEVVDCVQSVDSMRLAERIDRLAAESGRTVEVLVQVNTSGEAAKGGFEADEAVDAVLAIAGFGNVRVEGLMTMAPFVDDERVLRGTFSGARRILEEVRRQSSEVGPQLSMGMSNDLRFAVEEGSTMVRIGTALFGARPGLAGGA; encoded by the coding sequence ATGTACGACGGTAGCGAGGCCGGAGAGTACGCCGGGCGTCTCGCCGAGACCCTGCCACGCGTGCGCGACGAGATCGCCGCGGCCGCAGCGGGTGCCGGACGGACGCCCGAGTCGGTGCGGTTGCTGGCGGTGTCGAAGGGGCACCCGCTGGAAGCGATCCGGGCCGCCCTCGCGGCGGGCCTCGGGGAGCTCGGCGAGAACCGGGTGGCGGAGTTGGCCGGCAAGGTCGAGGCGATCGGTCGGGAATCGGTTCGCTGGCACATGATCGGCCACGTGCAGCGCCGGAAGGTGGGGGGGCTGCTCGAGGTGGTCGACTGCGTGCAGTCGGTCGACTCCATGCGGTTGGCCGAACGGATCGACCGGCTGGCCGCCGAGTCCGGGCGAACGGTGGAGGTGCTCGTGCAGGTGAACACCTCCGGGGAGGCCGCCAAGGGCGGCTTCGAGGCCGACGAGGCGGTGGACGCGGTGCTGGCCATCGCCGGCTTCGGCAACGTGCGCGTGGAGGGGCTGATGACGATGGCCCCTTTCGTGGACGACGAGAGGGTGCTGCGAGGCACCTTCTCGGGAGCGCGACGGATCCTCGAAGAGGTCCGCCGCCAGAGCTCCGAGGTGGGTCCCCAGCTGTCGATGGGGATGTCGAACGACCTCCGCTTTGCGGTGGAGGAGGGGAGTACTATGGTGCGTATCGGAACGGCCCTCTTCGGCGCACGCCCCGGCCTGGCCGGGGGGGCCTGA
- a CDS encoding TonB family protein yields MTAQAVPSDTGFTGETANDRLKKSWDNWFWGSIMAAVLVHFMVFQFWPQMNAEDVSFVAAEMEAIELPPEIEIPPPPEAISRPATPVIAEAEVAEDITIAPTTFEDNPVSELPPPPDNSGNADVSTNPTFTPYTVAPDLINRNDVGRALEREYPPLLRDAGIGGTTRVWFFIDEDGRVQDTRVETSSGHAQLDDAALKVADMMRFTAALNRDKKVPVWVAFPITFQVR; encoded by the coding sequence ATGACTGCTCAAGCCGTTCCTTCCGATACCGGCTTCACCGGCGAGACGGCCAACGACCGTCTCAAGAAGAGCTGGGACAACTGGTTCTGGGGCTCCATCATGGCCGCGGTTCTGGTGCACTTCATGGTGTTCCAGTTCTGGCCGCAGATGAATGCCGAGGACGTGTCGTTCGTGGCCGCCGAGATGGAGGCCATCGAGCTGCCGCCCGAGATCGAGATCCCGCCGCCGCCGGAGGCCATTTCGCGTCCGGCCACGCCGGTGATCGCGGAGGCCGAGGTGGCCGAGGACATCACGATTGCGCCCACCACCTTCGAGGACAATCCGGTCAGCGAGCTCCCGCCGCCGCCGGACAACTCGGGCAACGCCGACGTGTCGACCAACCCGACCTTCACGCCCTACACCGTGGCTCCGGACCTCATCAACCGGAACGACGTCGGGCGCGCCCTCGAGCGCGAGTACCCGCCGCTGCTGCGTGACGCCGGAATCGGCGGCACGACGCGGGTGTGGTTCTTCATCGACGAGGATGGTCGCGTGCAGGACACGCGGGTCGAGACGAGTTCGGGCCACGCCCAGCTCGACGATGCGGCGCTCAAGGTGGCCGACATGATGCGGTTCACCGCGGCGCTCAACCGCGACAAGAAGGTGCCCGTGTGGGTGGCGTTCCCGATTACCTTCCAGGTTCGGTAA
- a CDS encoding biopolymer transporter ExbD has protein sequence MAIKSGGFSRKSSASDKVPDSSLADIAFLLLIFFMVTTVFRTDKERDITWPEAEATEKIDAKTKDILNIWVESNGAIFMNDQPYSMDQVSEVVGPLYRASDQRLVISIRGDRDVPYLTMDQIQKELVSAGVVRVVFATELEQRVTRARR, from the coding sequence ATGGCGATCAAGAGTGGCGGGTTCTCCCGCAAGTCGTCGGCCTCCGACAAGGTGCCGGATTCGTCGCTGGCCGACATCGCCTTCCTGCTGCTGATCTTCTTCATGGTCACCACCGTGTTCCGCACCGACAAGGAGCGGGACATCACCTGGCCCGAGGCCGAGGCGACCGAGAAGATCGACGCGAAGACGAAAGACATCCTGAACATCTGGGTGGAGTCGAACGGCGCGATCTTCATGAACGATCAGCCGTACTCCATGGATCAGGTGTCCGAGGTCGTGGGGCCGCTCTACCGGGCCTCCGATCAGCGCCTGGTGATCTCGATCCGAGGGGATCGGGACGTCCCGTACCTCACCATGGACCAGATCCAGAAGGAACTGGTGTCCGCCGGTGTGGTCCGGGTGGTGTTCGCCACTGAACTCGAACAGCGTGTGACGAGGGCGAGACGATGA
- a CDS encoding biopolymer transporter ExbD, with the protein MAVLNNKKSKVSDEVPSSSMADIAFLLLIFFLVTTVFPKDKGLSIVLPEESEEVEVNQKNILHLVIQPNGVVEVKRGESQSVQTVQPSEVEGIWRQDVAANPNLIAAVKTHPDASYRFMVDVLDALKVAGAERISLQVLEN; encoded by the coding sequence ATGGCAGTCCTGAACAACAAGAAGTCGAAGGTCAGCGACGAGGTCCCGTCCTCGTCCATGGCCGACATCGCCTTCCTTCTCCTGATCTTCTTCCTGGTCACGACCGTCTTCCCCAAGGACAAGGGGCTGTCGATCGTTCTTCCGGAGGAGTCGGAAGAGGTGGAGGTCAACCAGAAGAACATTCTTCACCTCGTGATCCAGCCGAACGGCGTGGTCGAGGTGAAGCGCGGCGAGTCGCAGTCGGTGCAGACCGTGCAGCCGAGTGAGGTGGAGGGTATCTGGCGCCAGGATGTGGCCGCCAACCCGAACCTCATCGCGGCGGTGAAGACGCACCCCGACGCCTCCTACCGCTTCATGGTCGACGTGCTGGACGCCCTGAAGGTGGCCGGCGCGGAGCGTATTTCCCTGCAGGTCCTGGAGAACTAG
- a CDS encoding MotA/TolQ/ExbB proton channel family protein, whose product MESQYNILTLFADGGLMMYPLVLCSLVALGVIIAKAWTLYAAHKGAHRVLNEAEEAARAGRLDEAMEISRGTPGPTAAILMAGLRRIRQGSVRTNEIDQAISTTGAIELGFLERGLVILATIANVAPLMGFLGTVAGMIEAFGAIEAAGTVEPGLVAGGIKVALLTTATGLVIAVPINIAYNFFVTRIDTLILDMEQGSQRVLNLAWDMEKDGSLTVLDDVPLAREAVPPSAARGTELTDASPDV is encoded by the coding sequence TTGGAAAGCCAGTACAACATCCTCACGCTGTTCGCCGATGGCGGACTGATGATGTACCCCCTGGTGCTCTGCTCCCTCGTGGCGCTGGGCGTCATCATCGCCAAGGCATGGACCCTCTACGCCGCGCACAAGGGCGCCCACCGGGTGCTCAACGAGGCGGAAGAAGCCGCCCGTGCCGGTCGTCTGGACGAGGCCATGGAGATCTCGCGCGGGACGCCCGGCCCCACGGCCGCGATCCTGATGGCCGGTCTCCGGCGGATCCGTCAGGGTTCGGTGCGGACCAACGAGATCGATCAGGCCATCTCCACTACGGGTGCGATCGAGCTCGGGTTTCTCGAGCGCGGTCTCGTGATTCTCGCGACCATCGCGAACGTCGCCCCGCTGATGGGCTTCCTCGGAACCGTGGCCGGCATGATCGAGGCCTTCGGTGCCATCGAGGCCGCGGGAACGGTCGAGCCGGGGCTGGTTGCCGGCGGGATCAAGGTGGCGCTTCTGACCACGGCCACGGGTCTGGTCATCGCGGTGCCGATCAATATTGCATACAATTTCTTCGTGACGCGGATCGATACCCTGATCCTCGACATGGAGCAGGGATCCCAGCGGGTGCTGAATCTCGCCTGGGACATGGAGAAGGACGGGAGCCTGACCGTGCTCGACGACGTGCCCCTCGCCCGCGAGGCGGTGCCGCCTTCGGCGGCCCGGGGAACCGAGCTCACCGACGCCTCCCCCGACGTCTGA